The proteins below are encoded in one region of Fimbriimonadaceae bacterium:
- the rpsE gene encoding 30S ribosomal protein S5, with translation MARGPRLVGRRQPSAPRDGRQPEGPQLDVRVIRSNKVFKTHKGGKTASWSILVVVGDNKGSLGVGLGKARGIPDAIRKAEEAAKKSMFKVPMIGTTIPHEVRGKWGTAEVVLKPASPGTGVKAGSAVRMCLEAAGIHDVLAKCLGSRNGTNVAYATVSAFKELAAPETMAQRRGADVNELVPWLAKARKEEADHA, from the coding sequence ATGGCTAGAGGACCAAGACTCGTCGGGCGACGACAGCCGAGCGCCCCGCGCGACGGCCGGCAACCGGAAGGGCCGCAACTCGACGTCCGCGTCATCCGCTCCAACAAGGTCTTCAAGACCCACAAGGGCGGCAAGACGGCCAGCTGGTCGATCCTCGTCGTGGTCGGGGACAACAAAGGCAGCCTCGGCGTCGGCCTGGGTAAAGCCCGGGGCATCCCGGACGCCATCCGCAAGGCGGAAGAGGCGGCCAAGAAGAGCATGTTCAAAGTGCCGATGATCGGCACCACGATCCCGCACGAGGTGCGAGGCAAGTGGGGCACGGCCGAAGTCGTGCTGAAACCGGCCTCGCCCGGTACCGGCGTCAAGGCCGGCTCCGCCGTCCGCATGTGCCTGGAAGCCGCCGGCATCCACGATGTGCTCGCGAAGTGTCTCGGCAGCAGGAACGGCACCAACGTCGCCTATGCCACGGTGAGCGCCTTCAAGGAACTCGCCGCGCCGGAAACCATGGCCCAGCGCCGTGGGGCCGACGTGAACGAACTCGTGCCCTGGCTCGCCAAGGCCCGTAAGGAGGAAGCGGACCATGCTTAA
- the rpmD gene encoding 50S ribosomal protein L30, whose translation MLKITLVKSKFGNTPRNRAIVQSLGLNKTGRSVLQHDTPSIRGMIHKVKHLLEVEEVEEQPKTPRAKGHKAAARIGSAAAAEKKPKAAKPKQEAAGEETAEKPKTTRAKKKAEPETKESEE comes from the coding sequence ATGCTTAAGATCACGCTCGTCAAGAGCAAGTTCGGCAACACGCCCCGGAACCGGGCGATCGTCCAGTCGCTCGGCCTTAACAAAACGGGCCGGAGCGTGCTGCAGCACGACACACCCTCGATCCGAGGCATGATCCACAAGGTCAAGCACCTCTTGGAAGTCGAGGAAGTCGAAGAACAGCCCAAGACGCCGAGGGCGAAGGGCCACAAGGCCGCCGCCCGGATCGGCAGCGCCGCTGCGGCCGAAAAGAAGCCGAAGGCGGCAAAGCCAAAGCAAGAGGCCGCCGGCGAAGAAACCGCCGAAAAGCCCAAGACCACCCGGGCCAAGAAAAAGGCCGAACCGGAAACCAAGGAGTCTGAAGAGTGA
- the rplO gene encoding 50S ribosomal protein L15: MNRHDLRPAKGSTKRRRRVARGIGSGMGKTATRGTKGQKARRQIPPWFEGGQTPIHRRLPVKKGFRNINHKEYAIVNVSSLDKYFDKEAGPEDLMKAGLIHGEMDGVKILGHGEVTKKLTVTAHFFSKAAREKIEKAGGKVVVLERPEKTQPQKKDKNNSDAKGVKKTKKGE; this comes from the coding sequence GTGAACCGACACGACTTGCGCCCCGCAAAGGGCAGCACGAAGCGCCGACGCCGCGTCGCCCGAGGCATCGGCAGTGGCATGGGCAAGACCGCGACCCGAGGCACAAAGGGCCAAAAGGCGCGACGCCAGATCCCGCCGTGGTTCGAAGGCGGCCAGACCCCGATCCACCGCAGACTGCCGGTGAAGAAGGGCTTCCGCAACATCAACCACAAGGAGTACGCGATCGTCAACGTCTCCTCGCTCGACAAGTACTTCGACAAGGAGGCGGGGCCGGAAGACCTGATGAAGGCGGGCCTCATCCACGGCGAGATGGACGGCGTGAAGATCCTGGGCCACGGCGAGGTCACGAAAAAGCTCACCGTCACCGCCCACTTCTTCAGCAAAGCCGCCCGCGAGAAGATCGAGAAGGCCGGCGGAAAAGTCGTCGTGCTGGAACGGCCGGAAAAGACCCAGCCGCAGAAGAAGGATAAGAACAATAGCGACGCGAAAGGCGTGAAGAAGACCAAGAAAGGTGAATAA
- the secY gene encoding preprotein translocase subunit SecY, with amino-acid sequence MSAIASLGGGPGDKGLRLGLLETLRLAWLDEDLRARMVFVLMCFGVYALGVHVPVPVQGLDPERLTSLLKDNNFFMLLNTLGGGAFRRLSILALGLGPYITASIITQVMTLAVPEWKKELQEGGEYARRQQNKRTRFLALGLCAFQGWGLITLMAGSVPELAAMGFMPKLSMVLFWTAGSMGLLWMGEQLSERGIGNGISLLIFAGIVISIPNIINLVGTTVAQGTIGWWQAALILILFVLITWSIVLFTVAQRRIPIQHMRRNYGTKSLGGQTSYLPISVNMAGVIPVIFAISLVYMPAQFAAAFPPTSPIHQGLMTVANLFAPDFTRPVGYIGALLYMVLIFVFTYMWNAMMYNVEDIADNLKRAGSYIPGIRPGKQTKDFLDGVISRVTFVGAAFLAGVALTPYLFPLIAPIQGLALIGGTSLLIMVSVALETMRQIEANLLVKQYE; translated from the coding sequence GTGAGTGCGATCGCCAGCCTGGGCGGAGGCCCGGGAGACAAAGGGTTACGGTTAGGACTGCTCGAGACCCTGCGTCTCGCATGGTTGGACGAAGACCTTCGGGCACGAATGGTCTTCGTCCTCATGTGCTTCGGTGTCTACGCGCTCGGCGTGCACGTCCCCGTTCCCGTCCAAGGGCTCGACCCCGAACGGCTGACCTCGCTGCTGAAGGACAACAACTTCTTCATGCTGCTGAACACGCTCGGCGGAGGCGCCTTCCGGCGACTCTCGATCCTCGCCCTCGGCCTCGGCCCCTACATCACCGCCTCGATCATCACCCAGGTCATGACCCTGGCCGTGCCGGAGTGGAAGAAGGAGCTGCAGGAAGGCGGCGAATACGCCCGGCGACAACAGAACAAGCGGACCCGCTTCCTCGCCCTCGGCCTCTGCGCCTTCCAGGGCTGGGGCCTCATCACACTGATGGCCGGCTCCGTGCCGGAGCTTGCGGCCATGGGCTTTATGCCCAAGCTCAGCATGGTCCTCTTCTGGACGGCCGGATCCATGGGCCTCCTCTGGATGGGCGAGCAACTCAGCGAAAGAGGGATCGGCAACGGCATCTCGCTCCTGATCTTCGCGGGCATCGTCATCTCGATCCCGAACATCATCAACCTGGTCGGCACCACAGTCGCCCAAGGCACGATCGGATGGTGGCAAGCCGCCCTGATCTTGATTCTGTTCGTCCTCATCACCTGGTCCATCGTGCTCTTCACCGTCGCCCAACGGCGGATCCCGATCCAGCACATGAGGCGGAACTATGGGACGAAGTCCCTCGGGGGACAGACCAGCTATCTGCCGATCTCGGTCAACATGGCGGGCGTCATCCCGGTCATCTTCGCGATCTCGCTGGTCTACATGCCGGCCCAGTTCGCGGCCGCGTTCCCGCCGACCAGCCCGATCCACCAGGGGCTTATGACCGTCGCCAACCTCTTCGCGCCGGACTTCACCCGGCCGGTCGGCTACATCGGCGCCCTGCTGTACATGGTGCTCATCTTTGTGTTCACCTATATGTGGAACGCGATGATGTACAACGTCGAGGACATCGCCGACAACCTGAAGCGCGCCGGTTCTTACATTCCCGGCATCCGGCCGGGCAAGCAGACCAAGGACTTCCTTGACGGGGTCATCTCCCGGGTGACCTTCGTCGGCGCCGCATTCTTGGCCGGCGTAGCCTTGACGCCCTACCTCTTCCCGCTTATCGCGCCGATCCAGGGCCTCGCCCTCATCGGCGGCACCTCCCTGCTCATCATGGTGAGCGTGGCGCTGGAAACAATGCGGCAGATCGAGGCGAACCTGCTCGTCAAGCAATACGAATGA
- a CDS encoding adenylate kinase: MTPVRLILIGPPGVGKGTQSALLEERLGLKPFSSGVIFRKEIEAETDLGQLAKSYIDRGELVPNGITIQMMLKRIRSDEVRRKGFVLDGFPRTVRQAEALTEELARAELELTGVVSLEVEDETVIERLSGRMGCTKCGEIYHADHKRPKREGLCDLCNSPLIVREDDKPETIRERLRVFHENTQPVVDYYHRQGQLLRVNGDQGPEEVYSEIIAGLGV, encoded by the coding sequence ATGACACCGGTCCGACTCATCTTAATCGGCCCCCCCGGAGTCGGGAAAGGCACCCAATCCGCCCTCCTCGAAGAGCGGCTCGGGCTTAAGCCCTTTTCGTCCGGCGTGATCTTTCGCAAAGAGATCGAGGCCGAGACCGACCTTGGACAGCTCGCCAAGTCGTACATCGACCGTGGCGAGCTTGTTCCGAACGGGATCACGATCCAGATGATGCTGAAGAGGATCCGCTCCGACGAAGTCCGACGAAAGGGCTTCGTCCTGGACGGCTTTCCGCGAACCGTCCGCCAAGCGGAAGCCCTGACGGAAGAACTCGCCCGGGCCGAGCTTGAACTCACCGGCGTCGTGAGCCTGGAGGTCGAGGACGAGACCGTCATCGAGCGGCTCAGCGGCCGGATGGGCTGCACCAAGTGCGGCGAGATCTACCACGCAGACCACAAACGACCGAAGCGGGAAGGGCTCTGCGACCTCTGCAACAGCCCCCTCATCGTCCGCGAGGACGACAAACCGGAAACGATCCGCGAACGCCTCCGCGTCTTCCATGAGAACACGCAACCCGTCGTCGACTACTACCATAGGCAGGGGCAGCTCCTGCGTGTGAACGGCGACCAAGGGCCCGAAGAGGTCTATTCGGAGATCATCGCGGGGTTGGGCGTTTGA
- the map gene encoding type I methionyl aminopeptidase, translated as MIHLKKDSEIAKMRESGRIVARTIRLLSEAIVPGKTTTKELDDLAERLIREQGGVPSFLNYRDSYPASACISVNEVVIHGIPNERVLQEGDIIDIDLGVCKDGYHADSAWTFAVGTVSSETQRLLNVTQEAMWQGIAKARPGNRIGDVSATIQRYVESNGYSVVRELLGHGIGRNLHEEPNVPNYGRPKEGPWIKPGLTICIEPMVNQGTRKIVTLDDGWTVVTEDGKLSAHFEHTVAVTKDGPEILTVEN; from the coding sequence GTGATCCACCTCAAGAAAGACTCCGAGATCGCCAAGATGCGGGAATCCGGGCGCATCGTCGCCCGCACGATCCGTCTGCTGAGCGAAGCCATCGTCCCCGGCAAAACCACCACGAAGGAATTGGACGACCTGGCCGAGAGGTTGATCCGCGAACAAGGCGGCGTCCCAAGCTTCCTGAACTACCGCGACAGCTACCCGGCTTCGGCCTGCATCAGTGTCAACGAGGTCGTGATCCACGGCATCCCGAACGAGCGGGTCCTGCAAGAGGGCGACATTATCGACATCGACCTTGGCGTGTGCAAGGACGGTTACCATGCGGACAGCGCCTGGACCTTCGCGGTCGGCACGGTCTCGAGCGAGACCCAGCGCCTCCTGAACGTGACCCAAGAGGCGATGTGGCAGGGCATAGCCAAGGCCCGACCCGGCAACCGCATCGGGGACGTCTCCGCAACAATCCAGCGTTATGTCGAGTCCAACGGCTATTCCGTCGTCCGCGAACTGCTGGGCCATGGCATCGGGCGCAACCTCCATGAGGAGCCGAACGTGCCCAACTACGGCCGCCCGAAGGAGGGCCCCTGGATCAAACCAGGATTGACGATTTGTATCGAGCCGATGGTGAACCAAGGCACTCGCAAGATCGTGACTTTGGACGATGGCTGGACTGTGGTGACCGAAGACGGTAAACTGTCGGCACACTTTGAGCACACTGTGGCCGTCACCAAAGACGGCCCCGAAATCCTCACAGTGGAAAATTAA
- the infA gene encoding translation initiation factor IF-1: MARGRGRGRGRQYVPPEIKEDSEKEEGIELDGTVIENLPNAQFRVKLDETDGEILAYISGKMRRHWIRILNGDRVRVSISPYDLNRARIVYRYR; this comes from the coding sequence ATGGCTAGAGGACGCGGACGCGGAAGAGGCCGGCAGTACGTACCGCCGGAGATTAAAGAAGATTCCGAAAAGGAAGAAGGCATAGAGCTTGACGGGACGGTCATTGAGAACCTCCCCAACGCCCAGTTCCGCGTCAAGCTCGACGAGACTGACGGCGAGATCCTCGCCTATATCAGCGGCAAAATGCGCCGCCACTGGATCCGAATCCTGAACGGCGACCGCGTGCGGGTCAGCATAAGCCCCTACGACCTGAACCGAGCACGGATCGTCTACCGCTACCGCTAA
- a CDS encoding universal stress protein, with protein MPKSVVMGIDLGGSCQPAMGLLKRIGYGDVHAYVVNSVEPVLSDGSFPELGATHPMADILTQLRENGLRATRQAVETLESMGFKAEGEVGFGDSVTVLRHAAEKKKADLIVVGFEHDDAFTAFLGGSVSRGLAMRSPCSLLIAKKDVPHDGPLNVVLATDHSDYTNRCIETLLEDRPTGIGKVTVVAVYRGPGGNLAGLDGDAMLKVSDAIGNLRQRVEEMNQALVERLKPWVADVDSVVLEGHANLKIRELAQERNADLIIVGAQGHGFLERLFVGSVAFDMVENAPQNLLLLRPRS; from the coding sequence ATGCCGAAAAGCGTGGTCATGGGCATCGATCTGGGCGGTTCTTGTCAGCCGGCGATGGGCTTGCTCAAGCGCATCGGTTATGGTGACGTCCACGCCTACGTCGTGAATTCGGTGGAGCCCGTGCTTTCGGACGGCAGCTTCCCCGAGCTTGGCGCGACCCACCCGATGGCGGACATCTTGACCCAGCTGCGGGAGAACGGTCTTCGGGCGACGCGGCAGGCCGTCGAGACCTTGGAGTCCATGGGCTTCAAGGCGGAAGGTGAGGTCGGGTTTGGGGACTCGGTCACCGTGCTCCGGCACGCGGCCGAGAAGAAGAAGGCCGACCTGATCGTGGTCGGGTTCGAGCACGACGACGCGTTCACCGCGTTCCTGGGGGGCTCGGTTTCCCGTGGGCTGGCAATGCGTTCGCCCTGCTCGCTGCTCATCGCCAAGAAGGACGTCCCCCACGACGGGCCCCTGAACGTGGTGCTGGCCACCGACCACTCGGATTACACGAACCGTTGCATCGAGACTTTGCTGGAAGACCGGCCCACGGGGATCGGCAAGGTGACTGTGGTCGCGGTCTACCGGGGCCCGGGCGGCAACCTGGCGGGGCTCGACGGCGACGCGATGCTGAAGGTCTCTGACGCGATCGGCAACTTGCGCCAACGCGTCGAAGAGATGAACCAGGCGCTGGTCGAAAGGCTAAAGCCGTGGGTGGCGGATGTCGATTCGGTCGTGCTTGAGGGGCACGCGAACCTAAAGATCCGTGAACTGGCCCAGGAGCGCAACGCGGATTTGATCATCGTCGGCGCCCAAGGGCACGGGTTCTTGGAAAGGCTCTTCGTGGGGAGCGTGGCTTTCGACATGGTCGAGAACGCCCCGCAGAACCTTTTGTTGCTGCGACCGCGAAGTTAG
- the sufC gene encoding Fe-S cluster assembly ATPase SufC, producing the protein MLQIRNLHAKVAEEEREILKGVALSVNPGEVHAVMGPNGSGKSTLANVIAGRETYEVTDGDIQFEDKNLLEMEPDERAHHGIFMAFQYPVEIPGVSNTYFLRAAVNAKRKAHAEPEMDALNFMKFIREKVKALGLTDDMLQRSVNEGFSGGEKKRNEIFQMAVLEPKLCVLDETDSGLDIDALQTVANGVNSLRSPDRAFIIVTHYQRLLNYIVPDHVHVMMGGRIVRSGGKELAFELEERGYGWIEQEVGVTA; encoded by the coding sequence ATGTTGCAGATTAGAAACCTTCACGCAAAGGTGGCGGAGGAAGAGCGGGAGATCCTCAAGGGCGTGGCCCTTTCCGTGAACCCGGGCGAGGTGCACGCCGTCATGGGCCCGAACGGGAGCGGCAAATCGACCCTGGCGAACGTGATCGCTGGCCGGGAGACTTATGAAGTCACCGACGGCGACATCCAGTTTGAGGACAAGAACCTTCTGGAAATGGAGCCCGACGAACGCGCCCACCACGGCATCTTTATGGCCTTCCAATATCCGGTCGAGATCCCGGGCGTCTCCAACACCTACTTCCTGCGGGCGGCCGTCAACGCAAAGCGGAAGGCGCATGCCGAGCCCGAAATGGACGCGTTGAACTTTATGAAGTTCATTCGAGAGAAGGTCAAGGCGCTCGGGCTGACGGACGACATGCTCCAGCGATCCGTCAACGAAGGTTTCAGCGGCGGCGAGAAGAAGCGCAACGAGATCTTTCAGATGGCCGTTCTGGAGCCCAAGCTGTGCGTTTTGGACGAGACGGACTCCGGGCTGGACATCGACGCCTTGCAAACCGTCGCCAACGGCGTCAATTCGCTCCGCTCACCCGACCGGGCGTTCATCATTGTCACCCACTACCAGCGGCTCCTGAACTACATCGTGCCGGACCATGTGCACGTCATGATGGGCGGGCGCATCGTTCGCAGCGGTGGCAAGGAGCTGGCCTTTGAGCTTGAGGAGCGCGGCTACGGCTGGATCGAGCAGGAGGTCGGCGTCACGGCATGA
- the sufD gene encoding Fe-S cluster assembly protein SufD, protein MTATLRYQASLADKVVPALPAGEPDWLAQLRRQALGAHREIGVPTPKHEEWKYTPLRLVAETNWRAGEPGPAVFDRPLPRYEEESLQVVLVNGRFDRNLSLSGAPKLPPGVVIQSLRDAIQERPDFVLPYLAQVKPETTSAVGRVIRPDVHPFAELNTAAFVDGLFISLSREATVDQLIEIVHVATGEGQAFFPRLLVVAETGSSARIVESYIAHGTERTLTLPVTEVVVREGANIEHVRVQDESVDSVHIASWQTAQSRDSSYHSYNVCFGGSIARVDQGIWLGGEGTTTRLDGVVCADGGQHIDNHTRLDHAFPNGNSFEVYKQVVDDEATVVFNGKIFVHQDAQKTDAKQTNQALLLSPRATIDSKPQLEIFADDVKCTHGATVGQLEDLPLFYMRSRGIPKAQAEAVLVYAFAAEVMELISMDSVRQALERRLYEKLGISD, encoded by the coding sequence ATGACGGCGACCCTTCGCTACCAGGCGTCGCTGGCCGACAAGGTCGTTCCGGCGCTTCCCGCAGGCGAACCAGATTGGCTCGCCCAGCTACGCCGGCAAGCCCTGGGGGCCCATCGGGAGATCGGGGTGCCGACTCCAAAGCACGAGGAATGGAAGTACACCCCCCTGCGCCTGGTCGCCGAGACGAATTGGCGGGCGGGCGAGCCCGGCCCCGCCGTCTTCGACCGACCGCTCCCGCGTTACGAGGAGGAGTCCCTCCAAGTGGTGCTGGTCAACGGCCGTTTTGACCGCAATCTCTCGCTCTCCGGCGCGCCGAAGCTGCCCCCGGGCGTCGTCATCCAGAGCCTGCGGGACGCGATCCAAGAGCGGCCCGACTTCGTCTTGCCCTACCTTGCCCAAGTGAAGCCGGAGACCACCTCCGCGGTCGGGCGGGTGATCCGACCGGACGTCCACCCGTTCGCCGAGCTCAATACGGCCGCCTTCGTGGACGGGCTCTTCATTTCCCTCTCGCGGGAAGCTACCGTCGACCAGCTCATCGAGATCGTGCACGTGGCGACCGGCGAGGGCCAAGCTTTCTTTCCCCGCCTCCTGGTCGTGGCCGAGACTGGTTCTTCGGCCCGGATTGTCGAAAGCTACATTGCCCATGGCACGGAGCGGACGCTGACGCTGCCCGTCACTGAAGTCGTCGTGCGCGAGGGCGCGAACATAGAGCACGTCCGGGTTCAGGACGAGAGTGTGGACAGCGTCCACATCGCCTCTTGGCAGACGGCCCAATCCCGAGACAGCTCGTACCACTCCTACAACGTTTGCTTTGGAGGCTCGATCGCCCGCGTCGACCAAGGCATCTGGCTTGGGGGCGAAGGGACGACCACCCGCCTCGACGGCGTGGTCTGTGCCGACGGCGGCCAGCACATCGACAACCACACGCGGCTGGACCATGCCTTCCCGAACGGCAACTCGTTCGAGGTCTATAAGCAAGTCGTCGACGACGAGGCGACGGTCGTCTTCAACGGCAAGATCTTCGTCCACCAAGATGCCCAGAAGACGGACGCGAAGCAGACGAACCAAGCCCTGCTCCTCAGTCCCCGCGCCACGATCGACTCCAAGCCGCAGCTCGAGATCTTCGCCGACGACGTGAAATGCACGCACGGGGCGACGGTCGGCCAGCTGGAGGACCTTCCGCTCTTCTACATGCGCTCCCGAGGGATCCCCAAGGCGCAGGCAGAAGCCGTACTGGTCTACGCCTTTGCGGCGGAAGTCATGGAGCTGATCTCGATGGATTCTGTTCGGCAGGCACTGGAGCGCCGACTGTACGAAAAGCTCGGGATCAGCGACTGA
- a CDS encoding transglycosylase SLT domain-containing protein → MHGRALLLIGTLLAVVTAPGQTLEGYMKLRRQYGIEQAADPDALTSFVGRKVLEVRGTVNGVVGGPDGSKLLILSGSSGQIFVKSDAPPNWLVGNSTPARLLIEAKRATESGMLEATLLGAATEGQVAAKEAAARPKPTAAPARGKGSTTSRKGGRPSPIPGDIPSTGVPRATASPANLSPSLAQLVPAYTNFAKRMNPRLGDAKARQIAEGILAMSAHFGVDARLIVAIIVAESTFDPNETSHAGAMGLGQLMPGTAKMLGVSNAYDTDQNIYGTVKLMRDHLDTYTAKTGDDFEGLVLALAAYNAGPGAVRKHGGVPPYQETQRYVRKVIAIYRQLCAK, encoded by the coding sequence ATGCACGGCCGAGCCCTTCTCCTGATCGGAACGCTCCTGGCCGTCGTCACGGCGCCGGGCCAGACCCTGGAGGGCTACATGAAGCTCCGCCGCCAGTACGGGATCGAGCAGGCCGCAGACCCGGACGCCTTGACGAGCTTCGTCGGGCGAAAGGTCCTCGAAGTCCGCGGCACCGTGAACGGTGTCGTCGGCGGCCCCGACGGCTCCAAACTCCTGATCCTCTCGGGCTCGAGCGGCCAGATCTTTGTGAAGTCGGACGCGCCGCCCAACTGGCTGGTCGGGAACTCCACCCCTGCCCGGCTGCTGATCGAAGCGAAGCGGGCCACGGAATCGGGAATGCTCGAAGCCACCCTGCTCGGAGCGGCCACCGAGGGCCAGGTCGCGGCAAAGGAAGCCGCCGCACGGCCCAAGCCGACCGCTGCGCCGGCCCGAGGCAAAGGCTCCACCACTTCGCGTAAGGGTGGCCGGCCCTCGCCGATCCCGGGTGACATCCCGTCCACGGGCGTCCCCCGAGCCACCGCTTCCCCCGCGAACCTTTCGCCCAGCCTGGCGCAGCTCGTGCCGGCCTACACGAATTTTGCAAAGAGGATGAACCCGCGCCTGGGCGACGCAAAGGCCCGCCAGATCGCCGAAGGCATCCTCGCCATGAGCGCCCACTTTGGCGTGGACGCCCGGCTCATCGTGGCCATTATCGTCGCGGAGAGCACGTTCGACCCGAACGAGACCAGCCACGCAGGCGCGATGGGCCTCGGGCAGCTTATGCCGGGAACCGCCAAGATGCTGGGGGTCAGCAACGCGTACGACACGGACCAGAACATCTATGGCACCGTCAAGCTGATGCGCGACCACTTGGACACCTATACGGCCAAGACGGGCGACGACTTCGAGGGCCTTGTGCTCGCCCTGGCCGCCTACAACGCCGGGCCGGGAGCGGTCCGCAAGCACGGCGGCGTGCCGCCCTATCAAGAAACCCAGCGCTACGTGCGCAAGGTCATTGCGATCTACCGCCAGCTCTGCGCGAAGTAG
- a CDS encoding DUF488 domain-containing protein translates to MKVLTVGYGNQSWERTLARLTAHSVTHLVDVRTNPFSRHSPDFRRDTLRSLAEAAGLAYVFLGRELGGKPNDPALQTDGRPDYEKIRASSVFAEGVAVLEGLPGVPCLLCGCLSPDSCHRGRLVTPVLVERGHEVWHIMGDGTVLPHGHKEQGQLF, encoded by the coding sequence ATGAAGGTCTTGACCGTCGGATATGGCAACCAGAGCTGGGAACGGACTCTGGCGCGACTGACGGCGCACTCCGTCACCCACCTGGTGGACGTGCGGACCAACCCTTTCTCCCGCCACTCGCCCGATTTCCGTCGGGACACTCTCCGAAGCTTGGCCGAGGCAGCTGGGCTCGCCTACGTCTTTCTGGGCCGCGAACTCGGAGGGAAGCCCAACGACCCGGCCTTGCAGACGGACGGACGCCCTGACTACGAGAAGATCCGCGCTTCAAGCGTCTTTGCCGAGGGGGTGGCCGTCTTGGAGGGGCTGCCGGGCGTTCCGTGCCTCCTGTGCGGGTGCCTCTCGCCCGATTCCTGCCACCGTGGGCGCCTCGTCACGCCTGTGCTCGTGGAACGGGGCCACGAGGTGTGGCACATCATGGGAGACGGGACAGTCCTCCCGCACGGGCACAAGGAGCAGGGCCAGCTTTTCTAG
- a CDS encoding tRNA-binding protein produces METVSWDEFAKVEARVGTVVRAEPFPEARKPAVKLWVDFGELGVLASSAQLTVHYTPESLVGRQVVGVLNLGPRRIAGFESQFLTTGFPDSDGAVVLCVPDKPVPNGAKFF; encoded by the coding sequence ATGGAAACGGTAAGTTGGGATGAGTTCGCAAAGGTCGAGGCCCGGGTCGGGACGGTCGTGCGGGCGGAGCCCTTTCCTGAAGCGCGCAAACCGGCGGTCAAGCTCTGGGTGGACTTTGGAGAGCTCGGCGTCTTGGCCTCTTCGGCCCAACTCACGGTCCACTATACGCCCGAGTCGCTGGTGGGGCGACAGGTCGTCGGCGTCTTGAACCTCGGGCCGCGCCGGATCGCCGGGTTCGAAAGCCAGTTCCTTACGACCGGGTTTCCGGACAGCGACGGGGCGGTCGTGCTTTGCGTGCCGGACAAGCCCGTGCCGAACGGGGCAAAGTTCTTCTAG
- a CDS encoding iron-sulfur cluster assembly accessory protein — MTTPFPLEIEERAAAELVRAAGRKGVAFLRVGVKGGGCSGLEYVVRPEEAARESDLVLELAGVTLLCDPRSAEFLQGAKLVWTGNLLTGGFSFENPNAARSCGCGTSFTPKAEEAS; from the coding sequence ATGACGACCCCATTCCCCCTTGAGATCGAGGAGCGCGCCGCGGCAGAGCTTGTGCGTGCGGCTGGGCGCAAGGGCGTCGCCTTCCTCCGGGTCGGGGTGAAAGGGGGCGGGTGCTCGGGCCTGGAATACGTCGTGCGGCCGGAAGAAGCGGCGCGCGAAAGCGACCTCGTGCTTGAGTTGGCGGGCGTGACCCTGCTCTGCGACCCTCGCTCGGCCGAGTTCCTGCAAGGGGCGAAGCTGGTCTGGACGGGCAACTTGCTGACGGGCGGGTTCTCGTTTGAAAACCCCAACGCCGCCCGCTCGTGCGGGTGCGGAACCAGCTTCACGCCCAAGGCCGAAGAGGCATCCTAG
- a CDS encoding DUF59 domain-containing protein, with product MPEKIPPTKAPPLNPIAKSILEGDVIESIRQVYDPEIPVNVYDLGLIYSVMVHDDATVDIKMTLTSPACPVAGTLPGEVEQAVRSTPGVRSANLELVWDPPFTIDRIPEHIRLELGLYW from the coding sequence GTGCCGGAAAAAATCCCGCCCACGAAGGCACCCCCGCTCAACCCGATCGCGAAGTCGATCCTCGAAGGGGACGTCATCGAATCTATCCGCCAGGTCTACGACCCGGAAATCCCGGTCAACGTCTACGACCTCGGGTTGATCTATTCGGTGATGGTCCACGACGATGCCACGGTCGACATCAAGATGACCTTGACGAGCCCGGCCTGTCCCGTTGCCGGGACGCTTCCCGGCGAGGTCGAGCAGGCCGTCCGGAGCACACCGGGCGTCCGAAGTGCGAACCTCGAACTGGTCTGGGACCCGCCCTTCACGATCGACCGAATCCCGGAACACATCCGCCTAGAGCTGGGCCTTTACTGGTAA